atcaagagTCGATGCTAATTTCTTCAAACTGGTACATAGGTTAACTCTAAACTTGTGATTTTAGTGGACTTCGCtttaaattatttaattaaAAACGTCGTAGGCAAGATTATGAATGAACTACGTGATAGTGTATCCTATTAAATTGTAACAGTATACAATTTATGTAGTTCTTTTGCAGTTCGTGGCTATCCTAATATCCCATACACGTTACATGTTTCAGGGTTACAAACCATTTTGCAATCGTAATCATCCGCAGGAAACCTCAGAAATTATTAAACTTATTATACGGCGCGAGATGTTTCCATTATCACTGACTTCGATATAGAAATTACAGCGGAGTGGCAACTAGTGGAAACTCTAACATCGAGAAGGTAATAAATCTCGGACGGTGGCCCGGCGAACTTGGCCTTTTCTTAGAGTTTGGACTTTCCTTGTAAGTCGAAATTTCTCATCGGAAATACATTTTCAAGCACTGTATTGAAATAAGTAGGTTTATATTTTTTACATAATGGAATCTCATCCATGCCAAACAGCAGCGTTATATAAGGTATCATGCGACACAGTTAAGTGTTTATGCCAATGCTGACAATCTGTGTCGCTTGTTAAGGGGAAAGGTTATTTCGAGCGAATTTTAATTAAATATACTGCCCCCCTAAGAAATCAATCATTCCGTCTCTTTAAGAGACATGTCCGTTGAGGCGTATAATCATAAAGACCAGCAGTTTTAAGATGCGCTCAGTCGCGGATGAAAGACGCCCGCAAGGAAGTTGGGGTACTATTTCCTTGTACATGTTACCTTCCGAGTACTACTTGACATTTTATTGGGTTTCTGCGGCGAATCTTGCCCTGTTTTAAACTTTAGTTTCAAAGTTAAATGGTCTGAGTTTCCCAGGGTATAAACCGATTGGCCAAGAACGGTATACTTCGGCCTTTTCCATTCAATTAATTACAATAAGTGTGATAATATTAGAATTCAAGCTAAGATTGTCTCCTGGAGGTTCATTTTACTATTTCAATCAACTGGCCAATATTTTTCCTCCaattagcttttatgaatgcaTATTTTTGTCATTACTTTGGATGAAATCATTCGAATGATATCTCATCAGAGCTGCTTTGTTTGTatcacaatgtttttttttttttaattttcaatggGTTAATGGCGAACGTGATTGATTTGCGTGTACTACCCCCGCCTATACACTTTTCTAACTGGCAAAATAAACAAGTTCGGATATTTCCCGGCCAATTTAACCAACTCTCTAGTGTTAACCCTGCCCATCACGTTAAGAATGTTTTCCCTTTCCTGTGGTTAATCATTATAGGTGCAATTTGTTCTCTTTGTCTCTGTTACATTACCGGGGATTCTGCCCTCAAAGAACATTCTTGATGCATATTAGGCACGATCCTTCTTGATTTTTAGGCACATTAGTTAGAAGCCGGAAGAAAACGTGGACAATTAAGCTTTTTTGGTATTTATAGTTGCAAAGAATTCTTGCCTAGTTTCTTGTATTAAACGGCGACCTGCTATCAttcttttttaatgaaatgATTTGAAATCCATTGGATATAGAAGAAGAGTCTATACTAAGTAGAGTTACTTTCAATTGGTGTACTTCAAATTAATTTGCTATGTTTACATTCAGAGTCGAGCATAACAGCTTTTTCGGTTACATTGCGTAAAGCCTGCTGTAATTTATTTTCACAATGAGTAAATTCAATCTGCATGTATCCGCAATCTAATTTTAGACCGTGGTCTAATTTCGCAAGGCTGATACCCGCTTTCTTCTATGTGAACAATCTGTGACAGAAATATCGGTCCCCAAAAACAGCTAAACTAGGCAGTGCTTAGTAGCCAGGAGCGTTGTTattgtcttttgttttcttttcttttcttcttttttccattgttttggtAATGATAGTTTAAATGCTTCGTTTTTACTTCTTTCACTTTTCCGTGAGTCGGTTTTTTCAGTAAAAGCAATTTACCAAGGATGGGTCGAGTTAATTGATTGCACAGTTGATCATAGTTTACACAACGGAAATTCTTGGCTATCgtgaaaatgacaataattaggTTCTCACTTCACACCTTTTTATAACCCTTGCGGCTCTTAAAAATCCGTTTAATTCATTCTTAATAGCGTGTGTATTTATTGGGTAACTTCCGTTTTAAAAGTATAAATAGACCTCCTGGTGGGCTCTTTACTTTCAGCCTTTTGTGTTACAACGGCTTCTGTTTATAAGTTGAGATAGCTGCGCTTAAGAGCATTCAAGAGTTCTCTGCTAATAACACCAGTCGTTCATCGAATTACGACAATACGATCGTTGAAGAGAAACCTTTTCAGTCCAAGTTTCTAGAGCTGTGAAAGGTGCGTTATCCCTACTGAGTATACTGTCCTGCCCATTTACACGACTGAAGACAGATCCTGTCGCCACCAGAAGGTTTAGAtgaattcttttcattttataGAACCCAGGAAGGATGATTGTCTTTGCGTGTGTTGTTTATAAAACTCGTTATAACAGTTGAAGTAATAGCCCGTGCCTTCTCAGTGTTGACTGCTGTTAATTTGTCGCATGGCTTTCCCTTTGTGACCCTTTGAACCTCATACTGGGGGTTGACATACAGTTCGGGCTTATTATGGAACGTGAGCAAATATTGGAACGTGATACCGTGgttatttcattttcttcccTGATACTCGACTAAGTGCAACGACTTTTTGTACTCAAAATTACTTGAAGTGGTGTACAAAGTGTAAGAACTTTTGCATGAAACAAGAATCTTCATTCGGTGAAAATTCAGCGTCGGGAACTGCCTTGGGTCAATTCATTTGAAAGGTACTTTTTAGTGGACCAGTTTATTCCATTTCTATCTTAAAGTTTTCTGCTTGGCTTGGCCTGTCACAGATGCGAAACAATGCAGGACAGAAAAATCTGTTTCAAAGACACGAATGGTGTTATCGCCTCGATCGTTTCCGACCACTTAGTCACTCGGGCTTCGATACGATTTGATGGTGATGATAAATAATAGTAATTGCCTCGAGGCCATTAACTGATATTTAtaacttttcttcttttctcaaGGAGTCTTTGCTTGATCTAAAGGATGTTGACCGCTCGACTATGCTGTTTATTTTTTGGAATAACCTTATGTTTTGGGGTACCATCCAATTATCAAGAGCAATCTTCTGACGTAAAACGTTCGGATCACTTCAGAGCTGTGGAACAGAGTCTATTGAGAAGACTGGGATTTAAATCTCTCCCCACCCCGAAAAAGGGCTCGAAAGACAAGGTACCAAAATTGGTTCTTGACTTGTATCATAATCACGTCAACGACCCCGAATGGATGTCGACCAACTTCAAGTACAAGGGAAAGTGGACCAATGCGAACACCATCAGAGCATTTCATCATGAAGGTGAGTAGTTTTTCCTTACtgcaaagaaaatataaaactcTTAAATCAATGCCATAAAAAATTGCTTCGTCGAATTCAATCCAGTCCAATGAACCAGAGTTTATACTCCGTTGATTTTAATTACTAGTTTGTTATGAACTACACGATTAGGATCGAGTATGGGAAAATCCACACGAAAGGAATTTAATGACTCAAGAGTGACTTGGAACCGTGGGAGTGTAAAGGATATGATAGGCTTTGCAAGGGAGCGAATGATTAACATGGCACTTTGCACTGTGAAAACGTGATACAAAGACCAATGCAGTGCAAGTCTATTTAGTTTCCTCCTGTGCCCATCACGAGAACAAGTTTTAACCATCTGTCGCTCCACGGTCTATCATGTCTCGTTCTGTGATTTCAAATGTTCGTCATCTCATACTTTGAATTTTTGTCAGAGATGCCATGTATGGCCCAATAATTATGGAAGGCACTGTTAATTTCCCATGGCCGTATTGGGTTCTTCTCAATTTAGTAGTAGTGGTGGTCTGGGGATTATATCTCgtgagtaataattattgaggaaTTCTTAGGGTAAATATGATAACAAAACTTCTCCACCCTGCTGTTTGTCTCGCTGTATTAAGTAATTCATGCTTTTGAAAGTATTGTCAAAATCCTTGTTATGGTGACCTTTTATGCTGCGACGCATTACTCGCAGTTTGTGTTTATTTATGCATGCTGTACTCGGCACACCCttgtctctctttttttttttcatttcaacgGAGTAACTATTCAAGCGACTCTTTATTCAAATAATACGGCTCTCTCATTGCTCagtttgcttttatttgtaaTTCGAACATAGGTTCTATTACAACTAAGTACTTTTGGAATCGGCACAAGTTGTTAACCTTTACCAACCTTTATTCCTCTAACAGGCGATCATTTGTCGGCTCCTGTGACGCAATTGCCTGCCAACCGATGGAAACTTTTTTTCGACATTTTCTCTATCCCAGATGAAGAAATCCTGAGATCCGCAGAGCTCCACTTAACATTCTCAACGACAAAAAATGCCTCCAATCATTCGACATCAAACGGTCAGCTGAGACGAGCAAACGTTTACCAAGTTGTGATCCCCGAAACACCTGGGCAGCCTGCTATCAAACGGTTAATTGGCACAAGATTTACTACAGGTCATGGCTCTACAAGTTTTGACGTTAAACAGGCCGTCCAACACTGGTTACAAAACCCACCTGAGAATTTCGGTCTCGAAGTACATTTGATGTCAGATGCTAATTCGCCAGTCACACATGTCAATAGTCTTAGTGAGGATGGTACGATTGACAATAAACCGCTTCTTCTGACTTTTAGCCACGATAGAACGGAACACGTTTATCGCCGTCGTAAACGAAGGAGCGCGGCGGAAGATCTGTCTACGGAAAGCGAAGTCAACTATTGCCAAAGACATCCGCTATATGTTGACTTCTCCGAAGTGGGATGGAACGATTGGATTGTGGCGCCTCCTGGTTATCAGGGCTTTTATTGCAAAGGCGAGTGTCCTTTTCCCATAGCAGATCACCTAAACACCACCAATCATGCAATTGTGCAGACCCTCATGAACAGCGTTAACCCGAACAACGTTCCACCGGCCTGCTGTGTACCTACAACACTAGAAGCCATCAGTATGCTATTCATGAATGAACACTCCAAAGTGGTGCTCAAGAACTACCAGGATATGGTGGTAGACGGCTGTGGTTGCCGTTAAATTCAACCAGGTCAACGCAGATGAAATTGTGTACAACCCTGTACAGCTAACCAGCCCCTGGTGTTTTGAAGTGCCACACTGCTGCTCCTCCAGCTCTATAACTGCCAGGCCGATTTCATTGAGGAAAGGCAACACCATAAGGACTTTCATAAATCAAAGATTGGTTGAGGATAAAATGTATGGCCAACCAGCAGTCACATAGGTCTGTTGGCAAATACAAAGGGACCAAGTCGTTAAGATTGCACATTTATTAGTTGGATAATTTATACAAATATATCAAAGAACTTATCGATGTATTAACTTCCAGAAGAATTATGGACAGTAATGAATAGAATTCAAAGATAAACAGTTAATATGAATAATTTTAAGTCACTTCGCGATCTATATCCGCACCTTAGGGCACAGTAGATGTCTTCAGACATGGGTGATAATCGAAATTTCTTCTTGATGATACAAAATTGTAGGATTCTGTTGGTATAAGAAGAGAGTTGCATCGACGCCCAGCAAACGCATGTCCATGCCTTTTCGTCTTGGGTTAAATTTTGGCAACAGTGTTTTGCGTTAGGCGGAGTCGCCTTATGAAAGATTTTGCAGAAAAATCGAAAGAGACAACATATAGGATCTTCTTAGTGGGCTTGGGCAGTCTTTTGTACTCTGTGTTCGCTGTTTGAATCGTTCCTTTGGCGTAGAAAACGCAATGCACAGGGAATTCAAAGGGTTTCATTATAATTTCTGTGTTAACTTTTCATGTGAACAATTCTTGCGCCACGAAGTCAGTAGGAAATGAAAAGAGAATTACgaggttaattttgttttatgaatTGACTTACTAATTCCCTAACGTTCATGGCGTTTTCATCTTTTACATATAATTATCTGTAATTTTTCTCCGCGGGAGCTGTGGGAAAATGGTAACAGAAAATCTTCAGCTATATCTCACACAAATAAATACACTTTGCCTAGTCATTAAGATTGCTTCTAGAACCAAAAGGAAAAGTTCCAGCCCAAATAATTACAGGGAGAGCCTCAATAGCCTTCAACAAACACAACACTGGAAGCAGACTATAACAGATAAATGACTTGGCCATTAGTACGACTTTATCGACAGTCTCTAGGGTAGGGTGACTAACTCAGTATAGCATAACTTAGCATTGGTAGCATTCATTACTTTTCAATCACGTGACTGTTGCTGGGCCTTTGTGCTTTTAGTTTCAGTTGAAGTAGTATCAGACTTAGTGAAAAATAAGGGGTGTAAACGAGGAATGTTTGTATGATGTTTAAGACAAAATGGTAGAGAAAATCCTAGCTTAGTTAACAGCCGTAATGTATTATATATTTAAAAGACGCGGACATAAAAGTCATAGATCTGTTTTTTGTCAGGAATTGACaccattttttttactttatatttAAAAGCCAAGTAAAAATCGGGTTAAAAAAACACTTGACTATCAATAACTCAGACGTATAGTGTTCTATAATTTAGGCATATCATCCTAATTAATTgagtaaacaaaaaaagtaaataaataaatacaacaaATGCGGGGGAGATCAGTGCAGTATGATAATGCCACCAAGCCATGCCAAGTTACATAAGGGAATGTCTCGTTAATCAACCCTGGGGTCTCGAACTTAAAGCTCAGTGGGGGTCTCTACAATATATTGAGCTCCCAAGGTAAATTATgtcctttttcagtttttaatcGATTTTTAGGGTCAAGAGAGGGGGCTATTAACCTCAAAGAATGCATTTACGCTCACCGTCCGCCACAGACccattttaaagattttaataCCTGAGATTTTATCTCTCAATGTGCGTTTCAACAGAAGCTCATTTGTAGCCAGTACTAATGACACTTATCCGCTTGTATTTGGTTGTCTTTCCCACTCTGGTTACTCTCTGAGAAATAAGTCTTGGAATCGAT
This genomic window from Acropora muricata isolate sample 2 chromosome 2, ASM3666990v1, whole genome shotgun sequence contains:
- the LOC136908856 gene encoding bone morphogenetic protein 2-A-like; this translates as MLTARLCCLFFGITLCFGVPSNYQEQSSDVKRSDHFRAVEQSLLRRLGFKSLPTPKKGSKDKVPKLVLDLYHNHVNDPEWMSTNFKYKGKWTNANTIRAFHHEGDHLSAPVTQLPANRWKLFFDIFSIPDEEILRSAELHLTFSTTKNASNHSTSNGQLRRANVYQVVIPETPGQPAIKRLIGTRFTTGHGSTSFDVKQAVQHWLQNPPENFGLEVHLMSDANSPVTHVNSLSEDGTIDNKPLLLTFSHDRTEHVYRRRKRRSAAEDLSTESEVNYCQRHPLYVDFSEVGWNDWIVAPPGYQGFYCKGECPFPIADHLNTTNHAIVQTLMNSVNPNNVPPACCVPTTLEAISMLFMNEHSKVVLKNYQDMVVDGCGCR